In Erigeron canadensis isolate Cc75 chromosome 7, C_canadensis_v1, whole genome shotgun sequence, one DNA window encodes the following:
- the LOC122608062 gene encoding delta(12)-fatty-acid desaturase FAD2-like: MGAGGNKNDVNDDVCKRVPIEKPPFEFSDIKKAIPPHCFERSLVRSFYYLFIDLIMVYTCYYLASNYINSILPKSLVFIAWPIYWYWQGALFMGLWMLGHDLSHHSFSDYEWLDDAIGFVIHSSLLTPYFSLKYSHRRHHAHSSSMELDEGWVPKRKSDKLYSEILNNPLGNLFLTLAKELAGYPLYLLINIHGRKYDSFASHFYPYSPIYNDRQRGQIWLSIGGVVAFVYGLSKIGGAKWVFCIYGIPWLVFNVHVIMITYLNHTHPSLPHYDSKSWDWMRSVLATVDRDYGFIFNHMFKHITDAHVVHHFFTTMPHYHQVEATKAIKPILGEYYKYDDTPMLKAFWRDSKKCIYAEPDEGADDSGIYWFRH, translated from the coding sequence ATGGGAGCCGGAGGAAATAAGAACGATGTCAATGATGATGTCTGTAAACGTGTTCCTATCGAAAAACCGCCATTCGAATTTAGTGATATTAAGAAAGCAATACCACCACATTGTTTCGAGCGATCTCTCGTACGCTCATTTTACTACTTATTCATCGACTTAATCATGGTTTATACTTGTTACTATCTTGCgtctaattacattaattctATCTTGCCTAAATCTCTTGTTTTTATAGCCTGGCCAATTTATTGGTATTGGCAAGGTGCCCTTTTTATGGGCTTATGGATGTTAGGCCATGATTTAAGCCATCATAGCTTTAGCGATTATGAATGGCTTGACGACGCGATTGGGTTCGTTATCCATTCGTCGTTACTCACTCCATACTTTTCTTTAAAATATAGTCATCGTAGGCATCATGCACACTCGTCTTCAATGGAACTTGATGAGGGTTGGGTACCTAAACGAAAATCGGATAAGTTATATTCCGAAATTCTCAACAATCCTTTAGGTAACTTATTTTTGACGTTAGCCAAAGAACTTGCGGGATACCCGTTGTATCTTCTTATTAATATTCACGGTAGGAAATACGATAGTTTTGCAAGTCATTTTTATCCGTACAGTCCTATATACAACGACCGCCAACGCGGTCAAATTTGGCTCTCGATTGGAGGAGTGGTTGCATTTGTGTACGGACTTTCCAAAATTGGAGGTGCAAAATGGGTATTTTGCATATACGGAATACCTTGGTTGGTTTTCAACGTTCATGTGATTATGATTACTTATCTTAACCATACACATCCTTCTCTTCCTCACTACGATTCGAAATCGTGGGACTGGATGAGAAGTGTGCTAGCAACAGTGGATCGAGATTACGGGTTTATTTTTAACCACATGTTCAAACATATAACTGATGCTCATGTGGTACATCATTTTTTCACAACAATGCCACATTATCACCAGGTAGAGGCCACCAAAGCGATTAAGCCGATATTGGGTGAATACTATAAATACGATGATACCCCAATGCTGAAGGCTTTCTGGAGGGATTCGAAGAAATGCATCTATGCCGAACCAGATGAAGGTGCAGACGATAGCGGTATTTACTGGTTTCGTCATTAA
- the LOC122607353 gene encoding omega-6 fatty acid desaturase, endoplasmic reticulum-like, with product MGAGGQMNNDKTDAKLDVIKRAPVTKPPFEISDLKKAIPPHCYERNLTRSLYYLFRDIITCFALYQIALNYIPLLPKPLNYVAWPIYWFCQGSLFFGLWAIGHDLGHGSFSEYKWLNDALGFFLHSFLLNPYFSLKYSHRRHHAHTGSMEYDEVWVPKRKADTFFSEVLNNPLGNLILMWLRLVIGIPLYFTINTTGRKYDGFASHFYPQSPIFNDSERKLVWITDAGLLVVYYSLYKVAMTMSVSWLFFMYGAPWMIMNIHFTLISMMNHIHPELPHYDSREWDWLRGALSTVDRDFGIFNDIFHNTSCGHVMHHLFPTSIPHYHLVEATNAVKPILGDYYKYDDKPVLKAFWRESKDCIYVEPDEGSEKSGVYWFRK from the coding sequence ATGGGAGCAGGTGGTCAGATGAACAACGATAAAACTGATGCCAAATTAGATGTCATCAAACGTGCTCCCGTTACAAAACCTCCATTTGAGATTAGCGATCTTAAGAAAGCAATACCGCCCCATTGTTACGAGCGCAATCTCACACGTTCTCTTTACTACCTTTTTCGTGACATAATCACATGTTTTGCGCTATACCAAATCGCGCTAAACTATATTCCCCTTCTTCCTAAACCCTTGAACTATGTAGCGTGGCCAATTTATTGGTTTTGTCAAGGTAGTCTTTTTTTCGGTCTATGGGCTATTGGTCACGATTTGGGTCATGGTAGCTTTAGTGAGTACAAATGGCTTAATGATGCACTTGGTTTTTTTCTCCATTCATTTCTTTTGAATCCATACTTTTCTTTGAAATATAGTCACCGTAGGCACCACGCACACACCGGTTCAATGGAGTACGATGAGGTCTGGGTCCCTAAACGAAAGGCAGACACCTTTTTTTCGGAAGTTCTCAACAATCCTTTAGGAAATTTGATCTTAATGTGGCTTAGGTTAGTTATTGGCATTCCGTTGTACTTTACCATCAATACTACAGGTAGGAAGTATGATGGTTTTGCAAGTCACTTTTACCCACAAAGTCCTATTTTCAACGATAGCGAACGCAAGCTAGTTTGGATTACTGACGCCGGTTTGCTTGTCGTTTATTATTCACTTTACAAAGTTGCAATGACCATGAGCGTATCgtggttatttttcatgtaCGGCGCACCTTGGATGATTATGAACATTCATTTCACCCTCATCTCTATGATGAATCATATCCATCCTGAACTACCTCACTACGACTCGAGAGAGTGGGATTGGCTAAGAGGTGCTTTATCAACGGTTGATAGAGATTTCGGGATCTTTAACGATATTTTTCATAATACGAGTTGTGGCCATGTTATGCACCATTTGTTTCCAACTAGTATCCCTCATTATCATCTTGTGGAGGCAACCAATGCTGTTAAACCCATTCTAGGTGACTACTATAAATACGATGATAAACCGGTATTAAAGGCTTTCTGGAGAGAATCAAAGGACTGCATTTACGTTGAACCAGACGAAGGTTCAGAGAAAAGCGGGGTATATTGGTTCCGCAAGTAG
- the LOC122606452 gene encoding delta(12) fatty acid desaturase DES8.11-like, with protein sequence MGAGDHRMNDTIEAKDVLKRVPVTKPPFEISDLKKVIPLHCHERNLTRSLYFLFRDLFSCFTLYQIASNYIPILPKPLNYLAWPIYWFCQSCVYIGLWTIGHDLGHDSFSEYNWLNNTLGFFLHSFLLSPYFSFKYSHRSHHAHTGSIEYDLVWVPKRKSDALFSEVLNNPVGNFFLMCLRLLIGVPLYYTFNLNGRKYNTFASHFYPKSPMFNDSERKLVWLTDAGLVITCYAFYKVVTANGTSWFFCIYGIPWMIMNAQFALITMMNHFHPALAHYDSKEWDWLRGALSTVDRDFGRILNNVYHDNPCGHVVHHLFSKIPHYHLVEATKAIKPVLGDYYKYDDTAILKAFWRESMNCIYVEPDEVTEKSGVYWFRK encoded by the coding sequence ATGGGAGCGGGTGATCACCGGATGAACGATACAATTGAGGCCAAAGATGTCCTCAAACGCGTTCCGGTGACAAAACCTCCATTCGAGATTAGCGATCTCAAGAAAGTGATACCACTTCATTGTCACGAACGCAATCTCACACGTTCTCTCTACTTCCTTTTTCGTGACTTGTTCTCTTGCTTCACGCTATACCAAATCGCATCAAACTACATTCCTATTCTTCCTAAACCCCTAAATTACTTAGCGTGGCCAATTTATTGGTTCTGCCAAAGTTGTGTTTATATCGGGCTATGGACCATTGGTCACGATTTGGGTCATGATAGTTTTAGTGAGTACAATTGGCTTAATAACACACTTGGTTTTTTTCTCCATTCATTTCTTCTTAGTCCATACTTCTCCTTCAAATATAGTCATCGTAGCCACCACGCACACACCGGTTCAATAGAGTATGATTTGGTATGGGTCCCAAAAAGGAAATCGGATGCCCTTTTTTCAGAAGTTCTCAACAATCCTGTAGGGAACTTTTTCTTGATGTGCCTTAGGTTACTTATTGGCGTCCCGTTGTACTATACCTTCAATCTTAATGGAAGAAAATACAATACTTTTGCAAGTCATTTTTACCCTAAAAGTCCTATGTTTAATGATAGCGAACGCAAATTAGTTTGGCTAACTGATGCCGGATTAGTTATAACTTGCTACGCATTTTACAAAGTTGTCACGGCCAATGGCACATCATGGTTTTTTTGCATTTATGGTATACCTTGGATGATAATGAACGCGCAATTCGCACTCATCACTATGATGAACCATTTTCATCCAGCACTGGCTCACTACGACTCGAAGGAGTGGGATTGGCTAAGAGGGGCTTTATCAACGGTTGATAGAGATTTCGGCCGGATTTTAAACAATGTTTATCATGACAACCCTTGTGGGCATGTGGTGCAtcatttgttttcaaaaatcCCTCATTATCATCTTGTGGAGGCAACCAAGGCTATCAAACCCGTTCTAGGTGACTATTACAAATATGATGATACCGCGATATTAAAGGCTTTCTGGAGAGAATCAATGAACTGCATTTACGTCGAACCAGATGAAGTTACGGAGAAAAGTGGTGTGTATTGGTTCCGCAAGTAG
- the LOC122608118 gene encoding glycosyltransferase BC10-like, with product MKTTRSWRVGIKDFLMMPGTRQRPQFKGPNWVIILLCLVSIFFIGVYIYAPRNSAACYIFLSSSCSEYENTPTVPSRELTDEETAAQVVTREILKSPSVISRNPKVAFMFLTPGPLPFEMLWDKFFQGHDGRFTVYVHASREQLGHVSPHFIGRNIRSEKVDWGKISMVDAEKRLLMNALQDENNQHFVLLSDSCVPLHHFDYVYNYLIFTNISFIDSYDDPGPHGAGGRYSEHMLPEIEFKDFRKGSQWFTMTRRHALLIMADSLYYRKFRLFCRPAFEGRNCYADEHYFPTLFKMVDPGGIANWSVTYVDWSERKWHPRSYKPQDITSKLLRNITSFDTCLHFTSDEKKTVLTTPCIWNGMRRPCFLFARKFFPETLDNLMQLFSNSTPV from the exons ATGAAGACGACTAGATCGTGGCGTGTGGGCATAAAAGACTTTTTAATGATGCCTGGTACTCGACAACGACCACAGTTCAAAGGGCCAAATTGGGTCATTATATTATTGTGCTTAGTCAGTATTTTCTTTATTGGAGTCTATATATATGCACCTAGGAACTCTGCGGCATGTTATATCTTTTTGTCCAGTAGCTGTTCTGAGTACGAAAACACTCCAACAGTTCCTTCCAGAGAATTAACCGATGAAGAGACTGCAGCCCAGGTGGTTACCAGGGAAATTTTGAAGTCACCTTCTGTTATCTCAAGAAATCCGAAAGTTGCTTTCATGTTCTTGACTCCTGGTCCATTGCCTTTTGAAATGCTCTGGGACAAGTTCTTTCAA GGCCATGATGGTAGATTCACTGTTTATGTGCATGCGTCAAGAGAGCAACTGGGCCATGTTAGTCCGCACTTCATTGGCCGCAATATACGAAGTGAAAAG GTTGATTGGGGGAAAATATCCATGGTTGATGCTGAGAAGAGACTATTGATGAATGCACTTCAAGACGAAAAcaatcaacattttgttttgctATCTGATAG CTGTGTACCATTGCATCACTTTGATTATGTGTATAACTACCTAATCTTCACGAATATCAGCTTCATCGACAG CTATGATGATCCAGGTCCACATGGAGCAGGTGGGAGATATTCAGAACATATGTTGCCTGAAATTGAATTTAAGGATTTTCGTAAAGGCTCACAG TGGTTCACAATGACTCGGCGACATGCTTTATTAATTATGGCCGATAGCCTTTACTACAGGAAATTTCGGCTTTTCTGCAGA CCAGCTTTTGAGGGACGTAATTGCTATGCTGATGAACATTATTTCCCCACACTTTTTAAG ATGGTTGATCCTGGTGGAATTGCAAACTGGTCTGTAACATATGTAGATTGGTCTGAAAGGAAGTGGCATCCTAGGTCATATAAACCTCAAGATATTACTTCGAAGCTTCTTAGAAACATTACG AGTTTTGATACTTGCCTGCATTTCACAAGTGATGAAAAG AAGACCGTGTTGACAACGCCGTGCATCTGGAATGGAATGAGACGGCCTTGCTTCTTATTTGCAAGAAAGTTCTTTCCCGAAACATTGGATAATTTGATGCAACTTTTCTCAAATTCTACACCAGTCTGA